The genomic DNA CTTTGGCGAGACCCATGCCGCGGAGCCCCAGACGCTGTTCTACCCCGTCCTCCCCGACGATCTCGCCAGCCGGACCTACAGCCGGACGGTGAAGGTGAAGGTCGCGGTAGGCACCACGGGCTCGGCGGATATCACGCTGACCCGCGGTAGTGGCGACGAAGAGATCGACGATGCGATCGTGGCGGCGATGCGACTCTGGCGCTGGCAGCCCGCTCTTAAGCAAGGCCAGCCAGTGGCGCAGACTCTGGAGTTTGTGTATGATCTAGCCACGCACTCGCGACGAATGGGAGGAAAAGAGTAGAGATGATCCGATTGTCTGCCAAGGTTCAGGGCCATGTTCAAGGGGTCGGTTTCCGTTACTGGGCACACCACACCGCACAGCGGCTCACCGGTATGGGGGGCGGCTACGTAAAGAACCTCGCGGATGGAAGCGTGGAGGTCGAGGCGGAGGCACTGGAGCGCGCCCCCTTGCAAGCCTTCCTCGCCGAGCTACACCGTGGCCCTGCTCAAGCACAAGTCACCGCGGTCGAAGCACACTGGGAAGAGGAAGTAGAAGGCCGACACCTCGCTTTCCGGGTTGTTTAGAAGCGTCGGAGTGGGATACAGTATGGGCCTGGAGGGATTCGAACCCCCAACCAAGGGATTACTTGCGGAGAAGATGGAGTTGAACCATCACAAGCCAACCTGCTTCTCCGTGAGTCCCCTGCTCTAACCGTTGAGCTACAAGCCCGAAAGACGCTGGGATTATACCATATACACCGGGGACAGGAACGTCCCCGGCTCCGCTTCGCTTCTGGCGCAAGCGCCACCCTGTCGCTCCGCGACCTAAATGAGGAATCAAAAGAACTATGGCATCGGATATGATCAAGCTCGGTGGTCTCTGGACCAACAAGGACAAAGATGGCAATACCTTTCTCACGGGGAAGCTCAACCCGGGCGTTCGGATACTGATCTTTAAAAATAAATACCGCGAGGCGGAGAACCACCCGACCCATATCATGTATCTCTCGCAGGTCGAGCAGCAGCCCTCCGATGAGAACAAGCAGCCCGAGGAAGAGGACGAGTTCTTCGGCGACACCGAGCCCACGCCCCGCCCGATGGCACCGCGCTCCGCCGCGCCCGCACCCCGCACCCCCGCACCGGCTCCTGCACCTGCCCGTGCCGCCGCGCCAGCCCCCACACGCCCCGCCGCACAGCGCCGGCCCAGCCCACCGCCCGCCGACGATGACCTCGACGATCCGTTTGCAGAATAATCATGCAGCTACCTAAAACCATCACCACCTCGCTTACGCTCAAGCGAGGTGCGTTTCTTTTGCCCGAGGGCATCACGATCTCGGGAAGCAATATCACGGTCGACTTTGGC from Armatimonas rosea includes the following:
- a CDS encoding acylphosphatase: MIRLSAKVQGHVQGVGFRYWAHHTAQRLTGMGGGYVKNLADGSVEVEAEALERAPLQAFLAELHRGPAQAQVTAVEAHWEEEVEGRHLAFRVV